A segment of the Calditrichota bacterium genome:
CAACAACGGCTTGCCACTTGCTTACGACGCCTGTTGGGAGAACGGCTTGGCGTTCCTTTGGCGACGCGGTATGATCGATGCAACAGCGGCTGTTACAACATCGACGCTCTCGAATATGAGCGCTCAGAACAACAAGGGCTTCCAGCAAATTTACCGACTCGGGGCTGCCTTCGGACCGGGCTTCCGCTCCGGCGTGTCGTGGTCGCAGGGACCCTATGTCGAACCGGAAGCAGCGACGGTCCTGCCGGAACGGGTGATTGCCTATCAGCAGACGGCTGAGGGCTTCTACGTTGAGCACTTGTTCGATCATTGGGAGTTCTACGGCGAGGTCTTGAGATCGACTTGGGAAGCGGCTTATGTCTATGAGAATGAGGTTAGTGCAACCGGTGGTTATCTTGAAGGACGATGGAACTTCCGCCCCGGGTGGTTCATGGCGGCGCGCGTCGATCAGTTAGTCTTCGACAAGATATCGACCACGAACGATGGCTTGGGGCCCAAGGCAACGTGGGGCTTCGACTTCTTGCGTTATGAAGCGGCGTTGGGCTGGCGTCCGTCGCGTTCGACCATGGTTCGACTTGACTATCAGTTGACCGACTTCAAAGATGATCGCTGGTCCCCGGTCAACCTGCTTGCACTGCAGACGATAGTCACCTTCTGACCGGTGTAGGTGGTTTCTTTATGACCGTCGCGACAGGGAGCGTCTCGATCTTGACTCGAGCGTTCCGGCTGTCTATATTGAGGCATCTATCGCGGGGTGGAGCAGTCCGGTAGCTCGTTGGGCTCATAACCCAAAGGTCGCAGGTTCAAATCCTGCCCCCGCTACAGGTGATAAAGAAGACCGGGTCGAAAAGCTCGGTCTTCTGCATTAATTGCACTGTCGAGAGTGCAGGATTTATATACCCCGATTAGGATAGAAAAGAAGACACGAAGTATAGTGTGATTGGAGACTTAGTATAGTTGTAATGAGTGCGAGAATACGCTCGCTGAAGCGCTGGAAGCCGTTGACAGGGAGTTCATTTTCACGCCTATTATTGTTGCCATAACGGACGCAACAGAGAAAGAAAACGGGACATCTTCAGTGAAGTGTCCCGTTTCCCACGAAAACTATCGCGTCAACTACCTGATGAGAGTCATCTTAACGACAGAGATTTTGTCGCCCGCCTGCAGCCTGCAGAAGTAAACGCCCGACCCAATCGTTTCAGCTGACCAGCTGATGGAGTATCTTCCTGCTTCCTTCATCTCGTTGATTAGGGTTGCGACCTCGCGGCCCTGAACATCGTGAACGGATATCCGTACTCGACTCGATGCCGGCAGGCCATATTGGAAATTGACTCTATTATTAAACGGATTCGGATAAGCGTTGCCAAGTGTAATTTCTGTCGGGATTGTGTTGGATATGTCGCTTTTTTCTCTATCCAACAAGCCAAACAAACGATTCATCTGATTCGGGATATCGTCTCCGGTTGCGTCGATGTGATTGCCATTTGCTAATTCATAGACTGCCAACCAATCGAGTGCTGCCTGAATGGAATCCTGCAAAGATTCCGCATGATCGCGGGCATCAGCATACTCTTCCAATGCAGAGTTATAATTCCCCTCGAGTGTCAGGCAATGGGTGGCATATCGTCTGGCCATGCGGGCGACTCGCAAATCGTCATGATCATCGGCTACATTCTGAAGGAATCCTCTCAGGCCCTCGAAATCTTGGTCTTCGATTTGACTAACGCATCCGGCCAAATAACAGATCGAATTGATCCCGATTGCCCCGGTATCGTAGGCAGTTGATTCGAACAATTCAGCGGCTTGATCGAATTCGTCCTGATCCCAATAGGCCATTGCAAGCTCGTAGTCATCCGCATTGTCGATGATGGCCGAGTTCTCCCATGGCGAGTACAGTATGTAAGATCCAGTTCCATAATGGAACAATTGACTCTCGTAGAGATTGGGCGACGATGTTCCCCACCAGTTTTGCCAGGCGTTTAGCCATACGAGATTGAAGTCATCCATGTAAATGGAATACCCATTTGGACCGAGGTCGAATTCATGGATATTGTTGTAACGGACGTCGGGGCTTGATAATCCGACCAAATAGATCTCCGACCCATTTGGTGAACCGCCACCTTGCGTGCCTGTGCCGTTGCCATAGATATCGTTATGCCTTGTCGTAGCACCGACGAAGTCATACGTATTCAAGTCAGGTGATGAAGCATAGGCATATACGCCTGCACCAGAATTGCCATAAATCCGACTACGAACGATCTCTGGATTTGCTGAGGAGAGGAATACGCCGGCACTTTGAACGGTGGCATCCTTTCCATTGGCGGTGATGTCACAGTTCTCAATTAGCACTTGGCCAGCGGTTGTATTTGTAAGATAGATCCCCCTTCCAAGCAGTGAGGGATCGTGGCTATTCGTGATCGTTGTATTCTTTAAATACAAGCGAGAGTTATTGGAATAGACCGCTGTTTTGCAAGAGTCAAAGTAGCAATCTATGAGATCCATGCGATCTGATGTACTCTGGACTCCCGATGCATAGAGGCCATAACTTGCACCGACAACATCGCAATATGTAATATCAACATTGCCTGCGTAGACTCCATTTAAGATACTAAATCCGTTAAAATACTGCCCCTTCTCAACGCAGGCAATGGTTACCATTTCATCATATGTTCCATTTATTGTTAGTGTGCCTCCATTCATGTAGATGCCTGCGCCCGTTGGCACAGAAATCTGCAATCCGGCGGGTATTACTAAATCAACTCCGGGATCTATTGCAAGGTCTCCGGTAAGACGCACATACTCATGCACAGGTGAATTGCCTTCCCAACGCCAAATAGGCCGATCGACAAGTATAAATGGATCATTCCAAGGAAGAAAGAATAGATCGGGCTCCACGGGAGTACCTGCCCAACTACTCGTGTTTGACCATGGTCCGCAATATGCACCCATATCAGGAAGTCCGGAAACAGCCTCATTATACCAGTATCCTCTACCGCCTCTTCGCCCGGCACCGTTTGGCAAAGGTTCCCATACCCTTTCCCAAAGATCGTCCCATTCACCGCCTGTCCACCACTCGGCCTGCTTTCCTTGATTAACAAAACAAGGTAATCCGCCAAAATTATCAGGCCAATACTCACCCTCATATAGATGAAAATCTATGTCTTCTGCCGCCGGCGTTGTTTCAGACCAAATGACACATGCGATATCATCCTTTTGGCCATTTTCACCCCACGAGTTGTAATCAGGATTATTCCCTCCGTCTTCGGATCTTTGATATGCGACTTGCTGTGGTCCGCCATTGGTAAAGCGGACATTTTGAGTATATAGACCTTCTCCTGCTTGCTGTCCATCCTCATAGTATTGAAGTTCAGTATCACAATATATATTGTAATCAACCCTATCAGCAGGTGCTTGCTGGGCTTGTGCAAAAGCCACTGCTCTAAATCCAGCATCCCATAAACTGAAGACATTATTATAAACCTGCTCGGCACCAGATCCGCCACCTTCGACAAAAATGCAATGCCTTCCAGGATTGTGCACAGTATTGTAGATAATGTCGGAAGCGCTTTGCTCTCCGAGCAAAAGTCCATGACTACCTGTGTTGAATATGAAATTATTGTATATCCATACATCCTCCGTCTGGTCGCGACTGATCAGACCAATGCCATGATCCACATCATTACCATTCGTGTTGTAAATGAAGTTGTTGTGGATCTTCATTGAAGTTCCCGCCCCATTTCCAATCCTAATTCCATTGGCAATGTCATGGAAAGTACATTTGCGAATCTCACTGTTACGCCATGAATTTATTCGGATAGCATCGCCTAAGGATTGCAGGAATTCTGAGGTTTGAACACTCAAATGGCAATCGTTGATAGCGATCATCGGATCCCCGCCCGCGCCTCCGTGCATAACATCACAACGAATGAAGTAAACTGAATCGCAGTTCGTTAGCGTCATTGTGCCCCAATCGCCGGCCTCGCCTCCTTCGCCACTACCTACATATGTTCGGTCTCCGGAATGCAAGGCTGCCTTGA
Coding sequences within it:
- a CDS encoding T9SS type A sorting domain-containing protein translates to MRIADQNRPIFNRLTVWERDDDEPDEFPADMHVVWRNAGGGPENCTEWGGEDPTGNGEWADPAGALHNLYADPIIADPYFTDNGRGVWDERPVLATDGGGNDDDRVRDPNLDYVPLHLGNNAFNSLDFHFLQGSPSINHGDANDNRCMDPDNSLGNNGMYGGIGGAHFDADNLAEKRAFHTQYLTALNANSSVGSYCIIPDGAEISTDILRDTYLVEGDFSIGAEEQVTIESGVDFGAAQPDVDLGLGSRLTINSAMDNIQNITGQGSVIFDANISIAGMNLANNPDNNPAHKFTVLVDNDRALTVLGNISLGGGYGLKLEEGAQFLLVNGADVNVGAAGAAASSFKAALHSGDRTYVGSGEGGEAGDWGTMTLTNCDSVYFIRCDVMHGGAGGDPMIAINDCHLSVQTSEFLQSLGDAIRINSWRNSEIRKCTFHDIANGIRIGNGAGTSMKIHNNFIYNTNGNDVDHGIGLISRDQTEDVWIYNNFIFNTGSHGLLLGEQSASDIIYNTVHNPGRHCIFVEGGGSGAEQVYNNVFSLWDAGFRAVAFAQAQQAPADRVDYNIYCDTELQYYEDGQQAGEGLYTQNVRFTNGGPQQVAYQRSEDGGNNPDYNSWGENGQKDDIACVIWSETTPAAEDIDFHLYEGEYWPDNFGGLPCFVNQGKQAEWWTGGEWDDLWERVWEPLPNGAGRRGGRGYWYNEAVSGLPDMGAYCGPWSNTSSWAGTPVEPDLFFLPWNDPFILVDRPIWRWEGNSPVHEYVRLTGDLAIDPGVDLVIPAGLQISVPTGAGIYMNGGTLTINGTYDEMVTIACVEKGQYFNGFSILNGVYAGNVDITYCDVVGASYGLYASGVQSTSDRMDLIDCYFDSCKTAVYSNNSRLYLKNTTITNSHDPSLLGRGIYLTNTTAGQVLIENCDITANGKDATVQSAGVFLSSANPEIVRSRIYGNSGAGVYAYASSPDLNTYDFVGATTRHNDIYGNGTGTQGGGSPNGSEIYLVGLSSPDVRYNNIHEFDLGPNGYSIYMDDFNLVWLNAWQNWWGTSSPNLYESQLFHYGTGSYILYSPWENSAIIDNADDYELAMAYWDQDEFDQAAELFESTAYDTGAIGINSICYLAGCVSQIEDQDFEGLRGFLQNVADDHDDLRVARMARRYATHCLTLEGNYNSALEEYADARDHAESLQDSIQAALDWLAVYELANGNHIDATGDDIPNQMNRLFGLLDREKSDISNTIPTEITLGNAYPNPFNNRVNFQYGLPASSRVRISVHDVQGREVATLINEMKEAGRYSISWSAETIGSGVYFCRLQAGDKISVVKMTLIR